Proteins encoded together in one Lagopus muta isolate bLagMut1 chromosome 3, bLagMut1 primary, whole genome shotgun sequence window:
- the PEX2 gene encoding peroxisome biogenesis factor 2 has product MAPSIENEKSVNPVLRISQLDALELNKALEQLVWSQFTSCFHGFKPGVLAHIEPEVKAFLWLLLWRFTIYSKNATVGQAILNIQYKNNLSQTEKYQPLSKHQKLWYLIFTVGGRWLEERCYDFFSNRQLQSVSKIKQYINFGAGLLKICGLVNFLIFLQKGTFATLTERILGIKSVFCKPQNVRQVGFEYMNRELLWHGFAEFLIYLLPLINVQKLKLKICSWCLPIANLSNSEKTLAAHYKVCSLCGEWPTMPHTIGCSHVFCYYCIKSNYLLDMYFTCPKCGSEVHSLQPLKYKIEMTELHI; this is encoded by the coding sequence atggcacccagcattgaaaatgaaaagagtgTGAATCCTGTGCTCAGAATAAGTCAACTTGATGCTCTTGAACTAAACAAAGCTCTGGAACAACTAGTGTGGTCCCAGTTTACCAGCTGTTTTCATGGATTTAAACCAGGGGTGTTGGCTCATATTGAACCAGAAGTTAAAGCATTTCTGTGGCTTTTACTGTGGAGATTCACCATCTATTCTAAGAATGCAACTGTGGGACAGGCTATTTTGAATATTCAGTACAAGAATAACTTATCTCAGACAGAGAAATACCAACCTCTGAGCAAACACCAGAAGTTATGGTATCTTATTTTCACTGTTGGTGGAAGATGGCTGGAGGAAAGATGTTATGATTTCTTTAGCAATCGCCAACTGCAATCTGTCAGCAAAATCAAGCAATATATTAATTTTGGAGCTGGACTTCTTAAAATTTGTGGACTTgtaaattttctgatttttcttcagaaaggaaCATTTGCAACACTTACTGAACGCATTCTAGGAATTAAATCAGTTTTTTGCAAGCCACAGAATGTTCGCCAGGTAGGATTTGAATACATGAACAGGGAGCTGTTGTGGCATGGCTTTGCTGAATTTCTGATCTACTTGCTACCACTTATTAATGTACAGAAACTGAAACTCAAAATTTGTTCTTGGTGTTTGCCTATTGCCAATCTTTCTAATAGTGAAAAAACATTAGCAGCTCACTACAAGGTGTGTTCGCTGTGTGGGGAATGGCCTACCATGCCACATACCATAGGCTGTTCACATGTGTTTTGTTACTATTGTATTAAAAGTAACTATTTACTTGATATGTATTTTACCTGTCCTAAGTGTGGCTCAGAGGTACACAGTCTTCAGccactgaaatataaaattGAGATGACAGAATTACATATCTAA